The Pyrus communis chromosome 9, drPyrComm1.1, whole genome shotgun sequence genome has a segment encoding these proteins:
- the LOC137745635 gene encoding UNC93-like protein 3 isoform X1 — protein MDSAGFPDEETPLVADNSPIQSRRSHTRDVHILSCAFLLIFLAYGAAQNLETSVNTEDDLGTISLGILYLSFTFFSMVASPVVRALGSKNALIIGTTGYWLFIAANLLPSWYTMVPAALYLGFAASIIWVGQGTYLTSTARSHAKDYNLHEGTVIGHFNGEFWGMFAAHQFVGNLISLAVLRDGTGGSNNGTTLLFSVFLISMTLGTILMCFLHKREGRTEEDTQDSSPSFCASLLSLLKTIITPLYDVRMLLIIPLMAYSGLQQAFVWAEYTEYIVTPTLGVSGVGGAMAVYGAFDAICSLTAGRLTSSLKSITIIISGGVLLQAIIFLWILLGYSAQSGVLGIVYPLIMAAVLGIGDGVLNTQLSALLGIFFKSDTEGAFAQLKVWQSASIAVVFFISSYISLQAMLIVMLAAIAISYTAFVFLTLREKASPSSTS, from the exons ATGGACTCGGCCGGTTTTCCCGACGAAGAGACGCCTCTGGTGGCGGATAATTCGCCGATTCAAAGCCGGAGGAGTCATACCAGAGACGTTCATATTCTCAGCTGTGCCTTTTTGCTGATTTTCCTCGCTTATGGGGCCGCTCAGAATCTCGAGACAAGTGTCAACACG GAGGATGATTTGGGGACAATTTCACTTGGGATTTTGTATTtgtctttcacatttttctctATGGTGGCGTCTCCTGTTGTTCGAGCATTGGGATCGAAGAATGCTTTGATTATTGGGACTACTGGCTATTGGTTGTTCATAGCTGCAAACTTGCTACCCTCTTG GTATACTATGGTTCCGGCTGCTTTGTACTTGGGATTCGCTGCTTCGATAATATGGGTTGGGCAG GGGACATATCTAACTTCCACCGCGCGTAGTCATGCCAAAGATTATAATTTACATGAAGGAACAGTCATTGGCCACTTCAATGGAGAATTTTGGGGAATGTTTGCCGCTCACCAG TTTGTGGGAAATCTTATATCACTTGCCGTGCTAAGAGATGGAACA GGGGGAAGTAATAATGGCACAACCTTATTGTTTAGTGTGTTTCTCATCAGTATGACTTTGGGTACCATACTGATGTGCTTCTTACATAAAAGGGAGGGTAGAACAGAGGAGGACACCCAGGATTCTTCTCCCAGCTTCTGTGCATCTCTGTTGTCTTTGTTAAAGACAATCATTACTCCTTTGTATGATGTACGGATGTTATTGATCATCCCCCTCATGGCGTATTCAGGATTGCAACAAGCATTTGTGTG GGCTGAATACACCGAGTATATTGTTACTCCAACACTTGGTGTGTCTGGCGTGGGTGGTGCAATGGCTGTTTATGGAGCTTTTGATGCAATC TGTTCACTGACTGCTGGTCGACTTACGTCCAGTCTCAAGTCCATCACTATTATAATTTCTGGTGGAGTCCTCCTTCAGGCTATAATATTCCTGTGGATTCTTCTAGGATACAG CGCTCAGAGTGGTGTACTCGGAATTGTCTACCCTCTTATAATGGCAGCTGTATTAGGTATTGGTGATGGAGTCTTAAACACACAGCTCAGTGCTTTGCTTGGTATATTCTTCAAGAGCGACACG GAAGGAGCATTTGCACAGCTCAAGGTCTGGCAGAGTGCTTCGATTGCAGTCGTCTTCTTTATCAGTTCATACATCTCATTGCAGGCAATGTTGATTGTTATGCTTGCCGCTATTGCAATCTCATACACCGCCTTTGTTTTTCTCACGCTTCGTGAGAAAGCGTCACCATCTTCAACTTCTTGA
- the LOC137745635 gene encoding UNC93-like protein 3 isoform X2: MVASPVVRALGSKNALIIGTTGYWLFIAANLLPSWYTMVPAALYLGFAASIIWVGQGTYLTSTARSHAKDYNLHEGTVIGHFNGEFWGMFAAHQFVGNLISLAVLRDGTGGSNNGTTLLFSVFLISMTLGTILMCFLHKREGRTEEDTQDSSPSFCASLLSLLKTIITPLYDVRMLLIIPLMAYSGLQQAFVWAEYTEYIVTPTLGVSGVGGAMAVYGAFDAICSLTAGRLTSSLKSITIIISGGVLLQAIIFLWILLGYSAQSGVLGIVYPLIMAAVLGIGDGVLNTQLSALLGIFFKSDTEGAFAQLKVWQSASIAVVFFISSYISLQAMLIVMLAAIAISYTAFVFLTLREKASPSSTS, encoded by the exons ATGGTGGCGTCTCCTGTTGTTCGAGCATTGGGATCGAAGAATGCTTTGATTATTGGGACTACTGGCTATTGGTTGTTCATAGCTGCAAACTTGCTACCCTCTTG GTATACTATGGTTCCGGCTGCTTTGTACTTGGGATTCGCTGCTTCGATAATATGGGTTGGGCAG GGGACATATCTAACTTCCACCGCGCGTAGTCATGCCAAAGATTATAATTTACATGAAGGAACAGTCATTGGCCACTTCAATGGAGAATTTTGGGGAATGTTTGCCGCTCACCAG TTTGTGGGAAATCTTATATCACTTGCCGTGCTAAGAGATGGAACA GGGGGAAGTAATAATGGCACAACCTTATTGTTTAGTGTGTTTCTCATCAGTATGACTTTGGGTACCATACTGATGTGCTTCTTACATAAAAGGGAGGGTAGAACAGAGGAGGACACCCAGGATTCTTCTCCCAGCTTCTGTGCATCTCTGTTGTCTTTGTTAAAGACAATCATTACTCCTTTGTATGATGTACGGATGTTATTGATCATCCCCCTCATGGCGTATTCAGGATTGCAACAAGCATTTGTGTG GGCTGAATACACCGAGTATATTGTTACTCCAACACTTGGTGTGTCTGGCGTGGGTGGTGCAATGGCTGTTTATGGAGCTTTTGATGCAATC TGTTCACTGACTGCTGGTCGACTTACGTCCAGTCTCAAGTCCATCACTATTATAATTTCTGGTGGAGTCCTCCTTCAGGCTATAATATTCCTGTGGATTCTTCTAGGATACAG CGCTCAGAGTGGTGTACTCGGAATTGTCTACCCTCTTATAATGGCAGCTGTATTAGGTATTGGTGATGGAGTCTTAAACACACAGCTCAGTGCTTTGCTTGGTATATTCTTCAAGAGCGACACG GAAGGAGCATTTGCACAGCTCAAGGTCTGGCAGAGTGCTTCGATTGCAGTCGTCTTCTTTATCAGTTCATACATCTCATTGCAGGCAATGTTGATTGTTATGCTTGCCGCTATTGCAATCTCATACACCGCCTTTGTTTTTCTCACGCTTCGTGAGAAAGCGTCACCATCTTCAACTTCTTGA